A region of the Bryobacteraceae bacterium genome:
CCGTGGTGCACCGCCCCGAAGGCATGAAGGCGCAGCGACTGCTCCTGATCGGCTGCGGCGAAAAAGGCAAATTCACGCCGGCGCAGATGCGGCAGGCGGGCGGCGTGATGGCGCGCGCTCTTCAGGCGCGTTCCATCCAGCAGGCAGCCATCCAATTGAAGCATCCCGCCAACGACCCGCCAATGCTGCGCGCCCTCGTGGAAGGACTCATCACCGGCAGCTTCGAGCCGGACCAGTACAAGACGGAGAAGAAAAACGGCGGCAAGCCGCTCGAGCGGGTGGAAGTCTCCTGTATCGAAATCACGCCCGGCATGCAGGCGGCGCTGGAGACGGCGCGCGTTGTCGGCGAAGCGCAGAACTGGACGCGCGCGCTGGTGAACGAGCCCGGCAACGTGCTGACGCCGCGCGCGCTGGGCGACCGCGCCCGCGCGCTGGCCGAAGAGTGCGGCCTCGAATGCGAAGTTCTTGACGAGCCGCGGATGCGCCAGCTCGGCTTCAATACGCTGCTCGGCGTGGCGCAGGGATCGGCCGAACCGCCGGTGATGATCGTGATGCGCTACCGGCCGGAGGCGCCTGCCACCGGGGACCATCTCGCGCTGGTGGGCAAAGGAGTCACCTTCGACACGGGCGGCATTTCGATCAAGCCGAGCGACGGCATGGAAAAGATGAAGTACGACATGGCCGGCGCGGCGGCGGTGCTGGGCGCGATGCGCGCCATCGCGCGGCTGAAGCCGCCGGTGACGGTCACTGCCTGCGCCCCGTGTGTCGAAAACATGCCGGGGCCGAAGGCGCAGCGGCCGGGCGACATCGTCAAAACATTCCAGGGCAAAACCGTTGAAGTGCTGAACACGGACGCCGAAGGCCGGCTCATTCTGGCCGACGCGCTCACCTACATGGCGCGGCAGGGCGCCACGCACCTGGCCGACGCGGCCACGCTCACCGGAGCGATCGCGGTGGCGCTGGGCCATCTCTATGCGGGCGCGTTTTCCAATGACGAAGCCTGGCAGCAACGGGTTCTCGAAGCGGCCCGCGCGGCCGGCGAGCGCATCTGGGCCTTTCCCATGGACGCCGAATACCGCGAGCTGCTCAAAACGCCGTTTGCCGACGTGGCCAACATCGGCGGCCGCTGGGGCGGTTCGATCACGGCAGCGAAATTCCTGGAAGAATTCGTCGAGGGCAAGCCGTGGGTGCACCTGGACATCGCCGGCGTGGCGTGGCTCGAGGAGGCCAAGCCGTGGATGGCCAAGGGCCCCACGGGCTTCGGCGTGCGCACCTTCGCCGAACTGGCCTCAGGCTGGACTCAGAAATCGTGAGCCGGATGAGGGCCGCTCCGAGCGGGCCGGCGGCCACAACGTCCGGCCCTCCGATCATCGAGTTTGAAAACGTCACCATCTGCCGGGACGGAACGGAGGCGCTTTCCGGCGTCTCGTTCCGCATTCACGCGGGCGAGCATACGGCGATCCTCGGGCCCAACGGAAGCGGCAAATCCACCCTGATCAAGGCGCTCACACGCGAGCTGTACCCGCGCCATCCGGACCGCTCGCGCGTGCGTCTTTGGGGACGCGAGACGTGGCGCCTGTTCGAGCTGCGCTCCCTGCTCGGAATCGTGACCAATGACCTGGTCCGCGATTGCACGCGGCCCCATTCCGCGCTGGAAACGGTATTGAGCGGGTTCTTTTCGAGCATCGGCATCTGGCCCAACCACCATGTGACGCCGGAGATGGAGCGCCGCGCCATGGAGGCGCTGCGCTTTTTCGATCTGGACCACCTGGCCGGGCGGGCGATGACGGAAATGTCCTCGGGCGAGGTGCGGCGGGCGGTGCTGGCCCGCGCCCTGGTCCATGACCCGCAGGCGCTCCTGCTGGACGAGCCGGCCAACTCGCTCGACATCCGCGCCCAGCGCGAGGTGCGCGAGGCGATGCAGCGGCTGGCGCGGGCGGGCGTCACCATCATTCTGGTGACCCATCATCTGCCCGATATCATCCCGGAAATTGGCCGCGCCATTCTGCTGAAAAACGGGCGGATTTTCTTTGACGGCCCGAAAAAAAGCGCGCTGATTCCGGAACGGCTCAGCGCGCTTTTCGGCGTAAGCGTGCGTCTGGAGGAGGCCGGCGGCTGCTACCGGATGTGGTGAGCCGTCACTTCGCGCCGAGCTCCTTCAGCAGCTCGGCCACTGCGGCCTCCAGCTGACGGTCCTTTCCGTTCAGGTTGTCTTCGGGCGTGTTTTCCACCTCGATGTCCGGCTTCACGCCGAGGTTTTCCATGTTGGTGCGTTTCGCATCGGCCAGATATACGCCGACGCCAGGCGTGCGCACGGTGGAGCCGTCGATCAGCGAATAGCTCCCCGTGCCGATCACGGCGCCCATCGTCGTGGTGCCCAACGTCTTGCCCAGCCCGAGCGCGCGGAAGCCGGCGGGAAACATCTCGGCGTTGGAGGCCGAGCGCCAGTTCTGGAGTACGATCTTCCTGCCGAAGTAGCCGGCGAAGGGCCGTTCGGTGGGCTCGGTGCCGCGCGGCTGCCAGATCTGGTATTCGCGCTGCACGAGGATCGCCAGAAGCTGCTGCTCGATGTTGCCGCCGCCGTTCCAGCGCTGGTCGATAATCAACGCCGGTTTATTGCGGAATTCTCGCAATTCTTTTTCGAATTTCCGCAGCGACGTCTGGTCCATGGCGCGGATGTGCAGGTAGCCCACCCTGCCGCCGGAGAGCCTGTCGACAAGTTCGCGGCGCTCCTTCACCCATTTCTCATAGCGGAGCGTTGCGTATTGCGCGGTGGAAACGGGCTCGATCCGGGCCTCCCAGGCGCCGTCTTCCGAAGGCCTGTCGTTCAGCCTCAGCGTCATCGCGCGGTTCAGCCGCTGGTTGTGCATGTACTTCCAGAGGTTGTCCCGCGCGGTGACGGGGTGGCCGTCCACGGCGAGCAGGTAATCGCCCACGCGCACCTTCACCCAGTCCTTGTCGGCCGGACCGTTCTCATAGACGTGCGCCACGCGGTAGCGGCCGCTGGCCTCGTCCGCCGTGAACTCGATGCCCGGGTGCTGCGTCTGCACGGCGCCTTCGCGCCCGCCCGGCGGCGGCGCGGCGCCGGTGTGGGAGGCATTCAGCTCGCCGATCATTTCGTTGATGATGTTGAGCAGCTCCTGCCGGTCGCCGACGAATTCGACCAGCGGCTGATACCTGGCGCGCATGGCGTCCCAGTCGTAGCCGTGCATCTTCGGGTCGTAGAAGCGGTACTTCATCGTGCGCCAGGCATCGTCGAACATCTGCTGCCATTGCTTCTGGTAGTCGATGCGGACGCGGGCGGTGAAGTTGATGCGCCGGCGCGCCGCGCCTCCGGCGCCGCCCGACTGTGCTCCGCCGGCGGCCTGCTGCATGGCGGCGGCCATGCCCGCCAGGCCGCCCGGCCCCGCGCTGCCGCCAGCGCCGGCGGCCGGGGCGGGAAGGTTCACGGAGTAGATGCCTTCGCCTTCCTTGAAAAAGAGCGTACGTCCGTTGCGCGTGACGGCGAGCTGCGAGATTCCGCCGCCAAACATTCCCATGCCCGGCGCAGGGGGGCCAGCCGGCCCGTCGCCGGAGGGCGCACTTCCGGCGACGACGCGGGTCAGGCGGCGGCCATTGTCCTGGATCGTGTAGACCACCGGCGTGCCGCGCATGCCGGTACCTTCGGTGGTGACGAAGACCAGCGTGCGCCCGCCCGGCACGACTTCATACGTCCGCACCCCGCCGGCAACTCGCGTCACCTGCCAGGTGCGGCGTTTCAGCCCGTCCCAGTCGATCTGAATCTCCCTGGGTGGCTGGTTTTGCTGCTGCGCGCGGCGCATGGCAGCGGCGGGGCCTTCGGCCTCGTCGGCGGGCTCTTCCGGCGCATTGGGGTCCTTGTCAAGCTTTTCGAGATACGTCACCCATATCTGCGAGCTCGCCAGGTCGGCCGCGCCGCCGAAGCCGCCCGTGCCGACGCTTTCGGTCCGGATGAAGTACAGCTTGCGGCCGTCGCTCGAAAAGCGCGGCAGGCGGTCGG
Encoded here:
- a CDS encoding molybdenum ABC transporter ATP-binding protein is translated as MRAAPSGPAATTSGPPIIEFENVTICRDGTEALSGVSFRIHAGEHTAILGPNGSGKSTLIKALTRELYPRHPDRSRVRLWGRETWRLFELRSLLGIVTNDLVRDCTRPHSALETVLSGFFSSIGIWPNHHVTPEMERRAMEALRFFDLDHLAGRAMTEMSSGEVRRAVLARALVHDPQALLLDEPANSLDIRAQREVREAMQRLARAGVTIILVTHHLPDIIPEIGRAILLKNGRIFFDGPKKSALIPERLSALFGVSVRLEEAGGCYRMW
- the pepA gene encoding putative cytosol aminopeptidase; this encodes MEFVLTTTCSREIETPALAMLCFSDEPPAEETAGGVLRMLYESGEFTGKANETAVVHRPEGMKAQRLLLIGCGEKGKFTPAQMRQAGGVMARALQARSIQQAAIQLKHPANDPPMLRALVEGLITGSFEPDQYKTEKKNGGKPLERVEVSCIEITPGMQAALETARVVGEAQNWTRALVNEPGNVLTPRALGDRARALAEECGLECEVLDEPRMRQLGFNTLLGVAQGSAEPPVMIVMRYRPEAPATGDHLALVGKGVTFDTGGISIKPSDGMEKMKYDMAGAAAVLGAMRAIARLKPPVTVTACAPCVENMPGPKAQRPGDIVKTFQGKTVEVLNTDAEGRLILADALTYMARQGATHLADAATLTGAIAVALGHLYAGAFSNDEAWQQRVLEAARAAGERIWAFPMDAEYRELLKTPFADVANIGGRWGGSITAAKFLEEFVEGKPWVHLDIAGVAWLEEAKPWMAKGPTGFGVRTFAELASGWTQKS